Proteins encoded by one window of Paenibacillus sp. DCT19:
- a CDS encoding oligosaccharide flippase family protein — protein MKQPSTGSRLLQGAFVLGLAAIISKIIGAFQKIPLQNLGGDGVFGIYNTVYPFYMMVITIGAAGLPVAISKFVAEQHVLGRPEEGRRIIRISSMLLGGIGLVLAVLMYTGAPLIGKWIGNGHVIPSIRAAALALLVVPLMTGLRGYFQGMQQMVPTAVSQVVEQIIRVTVMIVLLLWLMAREASLDTIAAGAMLGSFAGGVAGLLAMLVFGYRHRKRGQGKSQQDNSGSEDDMKSALATIDHSERTASTVTIEGNVLSPEVVGVNAEGRMVGAAEPQRSNREWIRVLLVYAIPVCLGSLAVPLMNLVDTFTVPRLLQKEGLNELQSMVSFGIYNRGLPLVQMVTMLAMSLSVLFIPAMAEAKLRGGPEAVRQQASLALRWFWLIGLAASAGLAVLAEPINRMLYGDAAGTEALRYMALTAAGSTVSIIAAALLQGLGSVRAPAFSMLAAAGVKVLLNVWLVPTLGIVGAAMAGAAAYMLAAALNVALLARYSALRLAPSAVLAKPALVIAAMSLAAAGMAWATEALLGGMGIAADRRIAAVGVSLLGVAAGAAVFVLAAARIGLLTAAELVAVPKVGARLVKVLRSLRVLR, from the coding sequence ATGAAACAGCCATCAACAGGATCAAGGCTGCTGCAGGGCGCATTTGTGCTAGGGCTTGCCGCAATTATCTCCAAAATTATAGGCGCCTTTCAGAAAATTCCGTTACAGAACCTAGGCGGAGACGGCGTCTTCGGTATATATAACACGGTGTATCCGTTCTATATGATGGTGATTACCATTGGGGCTGCTGGGCTACCTGTGGCCATATCTAAATTCGTGGCTGAACAGCATGTACTCGGTAGACCGGAAGAGGGAAGGCGAATCATACGAATATCGTCTATGCTGCTAGGTGGAATCGGATTGGTGTTAGCAGTCTTGATGTATACAGGAGCTCCACTGATCGGAAAGTGGATCGGGAATGGTCATGTTATTCCATCGATTCGTGCAGCAGCACTAGCTCTACTCGTCGTGCCGTTGATGACGGGGCTGCGTGGGTATTTTCAGGGGATGCAGCAGATGGTACCTACAGCCGTTTCACAGGTCGTAGAACAGATCATTCGTGTCACAGTGATGATTGTGCTGCTATTGTGGCTCATGGCACGCGAGGCTTCGCTAGATACGATTGCTGCTGGGGCAATGCTGGGTTCATTTGCGGGTGGTGTAGCTGGGCTACTGGCGATGCTTGTATTTGGATACCGTCATCGGAAGCGGGGTCAAGGAAAGAGTCAGCAAGATAATAGCGGTAGTGAGGATGATATGAAATCTGCGCTAGCTACCATAGATCATTCGGAGCGTACTGCCTCAACAGTGACAATAGAAGGTAACGTATTGAGTCCAGAAGTTGTTGGTGTGAATGCAGAAGGTCGAATGGTTGGAGCCGCTGAGCCCCAGCGTTCCAATCGGGAGTGGATTCGAGTCTTGCTTGTGTATGCAATCCCGGTCTGCCTTGGATCACTGGCTGTGCCTTTGATGAATCTGGTGGACACGTTCACCGTACCGCGGTTGTTACAGAAAGAGGGATTAAACGAGCTACAGTCTATGGTCTCGTTCGGCATATATAACCGTGGATTGCCGCTCGTGCAGATGGTGACGATGCTGGCGATGTCACTGTCGGTGCTCTTTATTCCGGCGATGGCTGAAGCCAAGCTTCGTGGCGGGCCAGAAGCCGTGAGACAGCAAGCGAGCCTCGCGCTGCGCTGGTTCTGGTTGATCGGCTTGGCAGCATCCGCAGGACTCGCGGTGCTGGCGGAGCCGATTAACCGCATGCTGTACGGGGATGCCGCAGGCACCGAAGCACTGCGGTATATGGCGCTGACGGCAGCGGGCAGCACCGTCAGCATCATTGCAGCAGCGCTGCTGCAAGGCCTTGGCAGCGTGCGCGCACCCGCGTTCAGCATGCTGGCCGCCGCAGGCGTCAAGGTGCTGCTGAACGTCTGGCTTGTGCCGACGCTAGGCATCGTCGGCGCGGCCATGGCTGGGGCAGCCGCCTATATGCTGGCGGCTGCCCTGAATGTGGCGCTACTGGCGCGATACAGCGCCCTGCGCCTAGCCCCTAGCGCCGTCCTGGCGAAGCCGGCGCTGGTGATCGCCGCCATGAGCTTGGCGGCGGCAGGTATGGCCTGGGCCACCGAAGCGTTGCTCGGTGGCATGGGGATCGCGGCTGACCGCAGGATCGCCGCGGTAGGCGTCAGCCTGCTTGGCGTAGCCGCAGGCGCAGCCGTGTTTGTGCTGGCGGCCGCGCGCATAGGCTTGCTCACCGCAGCAGAGCTGGTGGCTGTGCCCAAGGTGGGGGCACGCCTAGTCAAAGTTTTACGCAGCCTGCGGGTGCTGCGCTAA
- the spoVT gene encoding stage V sporulation protein T, with protein sequence MKATGIVRRIDDLGRVVIPKEIRRTLRIREGDPLEIFVDRDGEVILKKYSPIGELGDFAKEYAESLYESTNHVTLISDRDTIITVAGGSKKEYLDKQVGQLVENCMENRKTIIETNNGSYEISKDHDETLSSFVIAPIISGGDPIGTVVLFNKDESVKMSQMEVKMAETAAGFLGKQMEQ encoded by the coding sequence ATGAAAGCTACTGGTATTGTCCGTCGTATAGATGACCTCGGTCGTGTGGTCATTCCAAAAGAAATTCGTCGTACGTTACGTATTCGTGAAGGAGATCCGCTTGAGATTTTTGTGGATCGAGATGGAGAAGTTATTCTCAAAAAATATTCACCTATTGGTGAGCTTGGTGATTTTGCTAAGGAATATGCTGAGTCGTTGTATGAAAGCACAAATCATGTCACGTTAATCTCTGACCGGGATACCATCATCACGGTGGCAGGTGGCTCTAAGAAGGAATATTTGGACAAGCAGGTAGGTCAGTTGGTTGAGAACTGCATGGAAAACCGTAAAACCATTATCGAGACCAATAATGGATCTTATGAAATTAGCAAAGATCATGACGAGACGTTATCTTCCTTTGTTATTGCGCCAATCATATCCGGTGGAGATCCAATCGGAACCGTCGTTCTGTTCAATAAGGATGAGTCGGTGAAGATGTCACAGATGGAAGTCAAAATGGCAGAGACTGCTGCTGGTTTCCTCGGTAAACAGATGGAACAATAA